In Candidatus Baltobacteraceae bacterium, a genomic segment contains:
- a CDS encoding DHA2 family efflux MFS transporter permease subunit, which yields MQSHEELVEFGARRWLIVVGVMSATLLQVLDATIVNVALPTIQGNLGANFDDGAWIVTGYIIAAVIVIPLTPWLQQVFGRRNYYVGAIVGFTITSGLCGTATTLSSLIFFRVLQGLCGGGLIATGQAIMRDTFPARQLGLSQALTSIGAVVGPSIGPTLGGVLTDSLSWNWIFYVNIVPGVISGVLCAMLLRDPPRHGRPSVDGVGLALMATGLGCLQYVLDEGERYDWFSDTNILLTAALSVSSLAAFIYWELRVVKNPIVDIGILIRNRTVAAGCLLGMALAFSLFGGIILAPQFQQLLLNFTATLSGLSILCRALGIMVMTFITLGLLNRLKIPAQVLLAVGFIIVGIANIDTAKVLTTNSVFETFIFPLVLGGIGFGLIFVPLAVTVLTSVHGIETQKATALLNLCQQLGGSVSTAVLVTLLDRRGAFHQDHLAAQITLSSPAVQHALQAHAPLTSVAALVAQQANTMAFADAFYFLGVVTFILTPLVLLLRPARVAHGAPAPVAIGAE from the coding sequence ATGCAGTCACACGAGGAGCTGGTCGAGTTCGGCGCGCGGCGGTGGCTCATCGTCGTCGGCGTGATGTCGGCGACACTCCTGCAAGTGCTGGACGCCACCATCGTCAACGTCGCACTCCCGACGATTCAGGGCAACCTCGGCGCAAACTTCGACGACGGCGCCTGGATCGTCACCGGGTACATCATCGCGGCGGTGATCGTCATCCCGCTCACGCCCTGGCTGCAGCAGGTCTTCGGCCGGCGCAATTACTACGTCGGCGCGATCGTCGGCTTCACGATCACCTCGGGACTGTGCGGGACCGCGACGACGCTGAGCTCGCTCATCTTCTTTCGCGTCCTGCAAGGTCTGTGCGGCGGCGGATTGATCGCCACCGGCCAAGCGATCATGCGTGACACGTTTCCCGCCCGGCAACTCGGCTTGAGTCAAGCGCTCACCTCGATCGGTGCGGTGGTCGGTCCGTCGATCGGACCGACGCTCGGCGGCGTGCTGACCGACTCGCTTTCCTGGAATTGGATCTTCTACGTCAACATCGTCCCGGGAGTCATCTCCGGTGTTCTCTGCGCGATGCTGCTGCGCGATCCGCCGCGCCACGGACGCCCGTCGGTCGACGGGGTCGGGCTCGCCCTCATGGCGACGGGGTTGGGTTGTCTGCAATACGTGCTCGACGAGGGCGAACGGTACGACTGGTTCAGCGACACGAACATCCTCCTGACCGCCGCGCTTTCCGTCTCCTCGCTCGCGGCCTTTATCTACTGGGAGCTGCGGGTCGTGAAAAACCCGATCGTCGACATCGGCATCCTGATCCGCAATCGAACGGTTGCCGCCGGCTGTCTGCTCGGGATGGCGCTGGCATTCTCGCTCTTCGGCGGGATCATTCTCGCACCGCAATTCCAGCAGTTGCTCCTGAACTTCACCGCAACGCTCTCGGGCCTCTCGATCTTGTGCCGCGCGCTCGGGATCATGGTCATGACCTTCATCACGCTCGGCCTTCTGAACCGGTTGAAGATCCCCGCGCAAGTGCTCCTCGCGGTCGGCTTCATCATCGTCGGCATCGCCAACATCGACACGGCGAAAGTCCTGACCACGAACAGCGTCTTCGAGACGTTCATCTTTCCGCTGGTTCTCGGCGGCATCGGCTTCGGTTTGATCTTCGTTCCGCTTGCGGTTACCGTCCTGACCTCGGTCCACGGGATCGAGACGCAAAAGGCCACGGCGCTGCTGAATCTGTGCCAGCAACTCGGCGGTTCGGTTTCGACCGCAGTGTTGGTGACGCTGCTCGACCGGCGCGGTGCGTTTCATCAGGATCACCTGGCGGCGCAGATCACGCTTTCAAGTCCCGCCGTTCAGCACGCTCTCCAGGCGCATGCGCCGCTCACCAGCGTGGCCGCGCTGGTGGCGCAGCAAGCGAATACGATGGCATTCGCGGATGCATTCTACTTCCTCGGCGTCGTGACGTTCATTCTCACCCCGCTCGTGCTCTTGCTGCGTCCCGCGCGGGTCGCTCACGGCGCTCCCGCGCCGGTGGCCATCGGCGCGGAATGA
- a CDS encoding acyl-CoA carboxylase subunit beta gives MRTHEERYRELAAKRELAQAPAGTEAIEKQHQRGKRTAHERIAALVDPGSFTELDQFVVHRTSAFGMDEKEFLGDGVVTGRATIDGRQVFLFSQDFTVLGGSLGEAFAEKICKVMDLAVRTGSPMIGINDSGGARIQEGVVSLGGYAEIFWRNVQASGVVPQLSLIAGPCAGGAVYSPAITDFIIMTEKISQMFITGPEIIKTVTGEDVTFEELGGAMTHATRSGVAHVVASDEDDLALQTKTLLSYIPQNNLEDPPHFASDDDPQRENMQLDDIVPDAPNKPYDMHAVIAGILDYGDFFEIQPLYAQNILCGFGRIAGRSVGVVANQPSVLAGVLDIKSSIKAARFVRFCDAFNIPLLTFVDVPGFLPGADQEYGGIILHGAKLLYAFAEATVPKITVITRKAYGGAYDVMASKHIRADVNLAWPTAEIAVMGAEGAVKVINRREIAAAKDKSAKTKELIDEYTERFANPYIAAQRGYVDDVIEAHRTRGVIATALEMLENKRVERPKRKHGNIPL, from the coding sequence GTGAGGACGCACGAGGAACGCTATCGTGAGCTCGCCGCGAAGCGCGAGCTGGCCCAGGCTCCGGCGGGAACGGAGGCAATCGAGAAACAGCACCAGCGCGGAAAGCGCACCGCGCACGAACGCATCGCCGCGCTCGTCGATCCGGGTTCGTTTACCGAACTCGATCAATTCGTCGTCCATCGCACGAGCGCGTTCGGCATGGACGAAAAGGAATTTCTCGGCGACGGCGTCGTGACCGGTCGCGCAACGATCGACGGGCGGCAAGTCTTTCTCTTCTCGCAAGACTTCACGGTCCTGGGCGGATCGCTCGGCGAAGCCTTCGCCGAGAAGATCTGCAAAGTGATGGATCTGGCGGTGCGCACCGGCTCGCCGATGATCGGCATCAACGACTCCGGCGGTGCGCGCATTCAGGAGGGCGTCGTCTCGCTCGGCGGCTATGCCGAGATTTTCTGGCGGAACGTGCAAGCCAGCGGCGTGGTGCCGCAACTCAGCTTGATCGCCGGCCCGTGTGCGGGCGGCGCCGTCTACTCGCCGGCGATCACCGACTTCATCATCATGACCGAGAAGATTTCGCAGATGTTCATTACCGGACCGGAGATCATCAAGACCGTGACCGGCGAGGACGTCACCTTCGAAGAGCTCGGCGGCGCGATGACGCACGCGACGCGCAGCGGCGTGGCCCACGTGGTTGCCTCCGACGAGGACGACCTCGCGCTGCAGACCAAGACGCTGCTCTCGTATATTCCGCAGAACAATCTCGAAGATCCGCCGCACTTCGCCTCCGACGACGATCCACAACGCGAAAATATGCAGCTCGACGACATCGTGCCCGACGCGCCGAACAAACCGTACGACATGCATGCGGTGATCGCAGGGATTCTCGATTACGGCGACTTCTTCGAGATCCAGCCGCTCTACGCGCAGAACATCCTGTGCGGTTTCGGCCGGATCGCCGGCCGCAGCGTCGGCGTGGTCGCCAATCAACCGAGCGTGCTCGCCGGCGTGCTCGACATCAAGTCGTCGATCAAGGCCGCGCGGTTCGTGCGCTTTTGCGACGCGTTCAACATTCCGTTGCTGACCTTCGTCGACGTTCCCGGCTTCTTACCCGGCGCCGACCAAGAATACGGCGGCATCATCCTCCACGGCGCCAAACTGCTCTACGCCTTCGCCGAGGCAACCGTCCCGAAGATCACGGTCATCACCCGCAAAGCCTACGGCGGTGCGTACGACGTCATGGCCTCCAAACACATTCGAGCGGACGTCAATCTCGCGTGGCCGACCGCCGAGATCGCGGTGATGGGCGCAGAGGGGGCGGTCAAGGTGATCAACCGGCGCGAGATCGCCGCCGCCAAGGACAAGAGCGCAAAGACCAAAGAGCTGATCGACGAATATACCGAGCGCTTCGCGAATCCATACATCGCGGCACAGCGCGGCTACGTTGATGACGTGATCGAAGCGCATCGCACGCGCGGAGTGATCGCGACCGCGCTCGAAATGCTCGAAAACAAACGGGTCGAGCGCCCCAAACGCAAACACGGCAACATCCCACTGTAA
- a CDS encoding glycosyltransferase family 39 protein, whose product MSRGARWAAGIVAAVVAIVHLATAGAYHLFANELYFIVCGRHPAFGYVDQPPLVPLLAALMQIGGVNVWLERLPGVLATIALVPLTVAFAQLLGASTRGAWLAAVAVASATLVTAMSGTLGTSTFEPLGFTAVAYLIARALRRDEPHLYWWAGLVGGLTFETRYGILMWGAGIAIGLLLCGPRSVFRSRDLWIGAAIAAAIALPNVIWQAAHGFPFLELVRNDNSGNFTGGPIGFTLGQIFLLNVVLAPLWITGIIAPFVQGRLAPFRFLAVTFVVTGALIVITHGKAYYYAGAYPTIFALGAAACTMVPRALVALWAVLAAANATLALPYVLPVMPVARFKAMLDRSTFKPPPMERAGIGAPLMQVYSGEFGWRELARIVSDVYASLPEGDRVRAAIYAPTYADASAIDIYGTNLPPAISGNNQYYLWGPRGYDGSVVIAVNADPAYWAGICASARVIAHTEESPYAMPYEVNQPIVLCRGMHPPLPQQWANFKHYGIENPGVGAPSWEHRRA is encoded by the coding sequence ATGAGCAGGGGTGCGCGCTGGGCCGCCGGCATCGTTGCGGCGGTGGTGGCGATCGTTCATTTGGCGACGGCCGGAGCGTACCACCTCTTCGCCAACGAACTCTACTTCATCGTCTGCGGCCGCCATCCGGCCTTCGGCTACGTCGACCAGCCGCCGCTCGTGCCGCTCCTCGCGGCGCTCATGCAGATCGGCGGCGTGAACGTCTGGCTCGAGCGTCTTCCCGGCGTCCTCGCTACGATCGCGCTGGTCCCCTTGACCGTCGCCTTCGCGCAATTGCTCGGTGCCAGTACGCGCGGGGCATGGCTTGCCGCGGTTGCCGTCGCGAGCGCGACGCTCGTCACCGCCATGTCGGGGACGCTCGGTACCTCGACCTTCGAGCCTCTCGGGTTCACCGCGGTTGCCTACTTGATCGCGCGCGCGCTGCGTCGCGATGAGCCGCATCTATATTGGTGGGCCGGCCTCGTCGGAGGCCTTACCTTCGAAACACGGTACGGGATCCTCATGTGGGGTGCCGGCATCGCGATCGGCCTGTTGCTCTGCGGTCCACGTTCGGTGTTCCGGTCGCGCGATCTCTGGATCGGCGCTGCAATTGCCGCGGCGATCGCACTGCCCAATGTGATCTGGCAAGCCGCGCACGGCTTTCCGTTTCTGGAGTTGGTGCGCAACGACAACTCGGGCAACTTCACCGGCGGCCCGATCGGCTTTACGCTCGGGCAGATCTTTCTGTTGAACGTCGTGCTCGCGCCGCTCTGGATCACCGGCATCATCGCGCCGTTCGTTCAAGGTCGCCTTGCACCGTTTCGTTTTCTCGCCGTCACCTTCGTCGTGACGGGCGCGCTGATCGTGATCACGCACGGCAAGGCGTATTATTATGCGGGCGCCTATCCGACGATCTTTGCGCTCGGTGCGGCTGCCTGCACGATGGTGCCGCGCGCGCTGGTCGCGCTCTGGGCCGTTCTCGCGGCTGCGAATGCTACGCTCGCGCTCCCGTACGTGCTCCCCGTCATGCCCGTCGCGCGCTTCAAGGCGATGCTCGATCGCAGCACGTTCAAGCCGCCGCCGATGGAGCGCGCCGGCATTGGCGCGCCGCTGATGCAGGTCTACTCCGGCGAGTTCGGCTGGCGCGAACTGGCCCGGATCGTCAGCGACGTGTATGCCTCGCTGCCGGAGGGCGATCGCGTCAGGGCGGCGATCTACGCACCGACCTACGCCGACGCGAGCGCGATCGACATCTACGGCACGAACCTGCCGCCCGCGATCAGTGGCAACAACCAATATTACCTGTGGGGTCCGCGCGGGTACGACGGTTCGGTCGTCATCGCGGTCAATGCCGATCCGGCCTATTGGGCCGGGATCTGCGCCTCGGCGCGCGTCATCGCGCACACGGAAGAGTCTCCCTACGCAATGCCCTATGAAGTGAACCAGCCGATCGTGCTCTGCCGCGGCATGCACCCGCCGCTGCCGCAGCAATGGGCGAATTTCAAACACTACGGTATCGAGAATCCGGGCGTCGGTGCTCCATCATGGGAGCATCGGCGAGCTTAA
- a CDS encoding YciI family protein produces the protein MFVLISRYLKPLDEVDRWVPEHRAFLERHFEAHHLLTSGPQNPRTGGIIVTHDMTREQVDAMLAEDPFVREGISEYQIIEFNRTRPINP, from the coding sequence ATGTTCGTACTGATTTCGCGCTACCTCAAACCCCTCGACGAGGTGGATCGCTGGGTGCCCGAGCATCGGGCCTTTCTCGAACGCCATTTCGAGGCGCATCACCTGTTGACGTCAGGTCCGCAGAATCCCCGGACCGGCGGCATCATCGTGACGCACGATATGACGCGCGAGCAGGTCGACGCGATGCTGGCTGAAGATCCCTTCGTGCGGGAAGGCATCTCCGAGTATCAGATCATCGAATTCAACCGGACACGTCCGATCAATCCGTAG